From Fervidobacterium sp., the proteins below share one genomic window:
- a CDS encoding GH1 family beta-glucosidase, which produces MVKRSDFPKNFIFGTATAAYQIEGAAKEDGRGPSIWDVFSHTSGKILNGDTGDIACDHYHRYREDVAIMKEIGLDAYRFSISWSRVMPDGKNINQKGLDFYNRLVDELLENNITPFITLYHWDLPYALYEKGGWLNPDTAMYFRAYATLMFNELGDRVKHWITLNEPWCSSFLGYFTGEHAPGHKNLQEAIIAAHNLLRSHGHAVMAFREEIKDGQIGITNVAMKVEPGDSRPESFLMASIVDKVVNAWFYDPVVFGKYPEEAVKNYIEMGINVPEDEQNIISTPIDFFGVNYYTRTLVIHDESNPMRFSYVQGNLPKTEMGWEIYPQGLFDMLVYLKERYRLPLYITENGMAGPDKVVNGKVEDDYRIEYLVKHFEKALEAINAGVNLKGYFIWSLVDNFEWAYGYSKRFGIVYIDYNTQKRILKKSAYWLKEFLKS; this is translated from the coding sequence ATGGTTAAGAGGTCTGACTTTCCGAAAAATTTTATTTTTGGTACAGCCACAGCGGCTTATCAAATAGAAGGCGCTGCAAAGGAAGACGGAAGAGGCCCGTCCATTTGGGATGTCTTTTCTCACACATCAGGAAAAATTCTTAATGGTGACACCGGTGATATTGCATGTGATCATTATCACAGATACAGGGAAGATGTAGCTATAATGAAAGAGATAGGACTTGATGCGTATAGATTTTCCATCTCCTGGTCAAGGGTTATGCCAGATGGGAAGAATATAAATCAAAAAGGGCTTGATTTCTATAATCGATTGGTTGACGAGCTACTTGAAAATAACATAACACCTTTCATAACACTATATCATTGGGATTTACCATATGCGTTGTACGAAAAAGGTGGATGGTTAAATCCAGATACTGCCATGTACTTTAGAGCATATGCAACACTGATGTTTAATGAACTTGGAGATAGGGTAAAACACTGGATAACATTGAATGAACCATGGTGTTCATCTTTCCTTGGGTATTTCACTGGAGAACATGCACCAGGGCATAAAAATTTACAAGAAGCTATCATAGCCGCACATAATTTACTGCGTTCACATGGACATGCTGTGATGGCATTTAGGGAAGAAATAAAAGATGGCCAAATTGGTATAACAAACGTCGCAATGAAAGTAGAGCCAGGTGACTCAAGACCAGAAAGCTTTCTAATGGCAAGTATTGTGGACAAAGTTGTTAATGCATGGTTTTATGATCCTGTAGTGTTTGGAAAGTATCCAGAAGAAGCTGTGAAAAATTATATTGAGATGGGAATAAATGTGCCAGAAGATGAGCAAAATATAATATCAACACCGATAGATTTCTTTGGTGTTAACTACTATACCCGAACTTTAGTTATCCATGATGAAAGCAATCCTATGAGATTTTCTTACGTACAAGGTAACCTTCCGAAAACGGAGATGGGATGGGAAATTTATCCACAAGGACTGTTTGACATGCTTGTTTATCTCAAGGAGAGGTATAGATTACCTTTGTATATCACCGAAAATGGTATGGCAGGACCTGACAAAGTAGTGAATGGAAAAGTAGAGGACGATTACAGAATAGAGTATCTCGTAAAACATTTTGAAAAGGCACTTGAAGCTATAAACGCTGGCGTAAACTTAAAAGGATATTTCATATGGTCACTTGTGGATAACTTCGAATGGGCATATGGTTATTCAAAGAGATTCGGTATCGTTTATATAGATTACAACACACAGAAGCGAATATTGAAAAAAAGTGCCTATTGGCTTAAGGAATTCTTGAAAAGCTGA
- a CDS encoding Gx transporter family protein gives MCPQSDDNRIQKFSKERRRTDVVIFGVFTALSSVVYVVEGLIPFPVPGGKWGFSNFLVLYFSYYENIADGVLLAVLKSLIGSVLSGTFLTPGFFMGFLGSLSAAFFQGLASKSHLFSIVGVSIIGMVTNNITQFLVGSVLIGSSAIYGLLPVVMLLGIFSAVANSYLAKQTNDIRSSKLRIDNPESEKVLEK, from the coding sequence ATGTGTCCCCAATCGGATGATAATAGAATTCAGAAGTTTTCAAAAGAACGCAGACGCACAGACGTGGTAATCTTTGGTGTCTTCACAGCACTTAGTAGTGTAGTGTACGTGGTCGAAGGCTTGATTCCGTTTCCCGTGCCAGGAGGAAAATGGGGATTTTCTAATTTTCTCGTCTTGTACTTTTCATATTACGAAAACATAGCAGATGGTGTATTACTTGCGGTGTTGAAGTCTTTGATTGGCTCGGTATTGTCTGGTACTTTTCTTACACCTGGCTTTTTCATGGGATTTTTGGGTAGTTTAAGTGCTGCTTTTTTCCAAGGATTAGCTTCAAAATCACATCTGTTCAGTATTGTTGGTGTTAGTATCATAGGTATGGTAACGAACAACATTACACAATTTCTCGTCGGTAGTGTGCTCATAGGTTCTTCTGCTATTTATGGATTATTACCCGTTGTTATGTTACTCGGAATATTCTCGGCGGTAGCCAACTCTTACCTTGCAAAGCAGACAAACGATATTCGAAGTTCGAAACTAAGAATTGATAATCCTGAATCTGAGAAAGTTTTAGAAAAGTAA
- the fliY gene encoding flagellar motor switch phosphatase FliY: MMGNEFLSQEELDALLGQIAKVESLTDIEKDMIGEVGNIILGAGATALSNILGRKVDISTPEVEVKTLKSLREEIKGEKVCVVIHFEGAVEGLNALVLEKRTAAQIADIMMGGVGKIESDELDELKLSAVGESMNQMMGSAATSLSDMIKKPVNITPPAVEILDFSRQDVKFPPIGDESEKVAKVNFNMSVEELESARFFLAMPIPFVKKLHEMIFGATTFESKPAAQTAQKPSTTVSQGFTPPKKEEKPVVAARPVQFEDFGKTSTVEQKPQVIDERLQLLFDVPLNVTVELGRTKLTLKEVMELGVGSLIELDKLTGEPVDVYVNNKLIARGEVVVIDENFGVRITEIVSPKERLYGIK, encoded by the coding sequence ATGATGGGAAACGAATTCCTTTCTCAAGAGGAACTTGACGCGTTACTTGGTCAAATTGCAAAAGTTGAATCGTTGACTGATATAGAAAAAGATATGATAGGAGAAGTTGGGAATATTATACTTGGTGCTGGCGCAACTGCACTGTCAAATATTTTGGGCAGGAAAGTTGATATATCCACACCGGAGGTCGAAGTAAAGACTCTAAAAAGTCTCAGAGAGGAAATAAAAGGAGAAAAGGTTTGTGTTGTTATCCATTTTGAAGGAGCAGTAGAAGGACTTAACGCACTTGTACTTGAGAAGAGAACAGCTGCGCAGATTGCAGATATAATGATGGGTGGTGTTGGAAAAATAGAAAGCGACGAACTCGATGAATTAAAATTAAGTGCAGTTGGTGAATCAATGAATCAAATGATGGGATCTGCTGCGACATCGCTATCAGATATGATCAAAAAACCGGTCAATATAACTCCACCTGCTGTTGAAATATTAGACTTTAGTAGACAAGATGTCAAATTCCCACCGATAGGCGATGAAAGTGAGAAAGTGGCGAAAGTGAACTTCAATATGTCTGTAGAAGAACTTGAATCGGCAAGGTTTTTTCTTGCAATGCCTATACCTTTTGTAAAAAAATTGCACGAAATGATCTTTGGTGCTACTACTTTTGAATCCAAACCAGCTGCACAAACTGCACAAAAACCTTCCACTACCGTTTCACAAGGATTTACACCACCAAAAAAAGAAGAAAAACCAGTGGTAGCAGCAAGACCTGTTCAATTTGAAGACTTTGGTAAAACATCGACTGTTGAACAAAAACCACAAGTTATCGATGAAAGATTGCAATTGCTTTTTGATGTACCGCTAAATGTTACAGTTGAGCTCGGACGAACCAAACTAACACTAAAAGAAGTTATGGAACTTGGCGTTGGTTCACTTATAGAATTGGATAAACTTACTGGCGAACCTGTTGATGTATATGTGAATAATAAGTTAATAGCACGCGGAGAAGTTGTCGTGATAGATGAAAACTTTGGTGTCAGAATCACCGAGATAGTTAGCCCAAAGGAACGATTGTACGGAATTAAATAA
- a CDS encoding NusG domain II-containing protein codes for MKKADFVVIFIIIFISLVSILFGKFRILPNTKEVVVKIAGQETYKIFKPGNLEIKNKQGKYITTLHYDGRLIWVTDSDCPDKICEKTGKIGPGGSIICVPNRMIIEFRSFQKNADAQTW; via the coding sequence TTGAAAAAAGCTGATTTTGTTGTTATTTTTATTATAATTTTCATCTCGCTTGTAAGCATTCTGTTTGGAAAGTTTAGAATTTTACCAAATACGAAGGAGGTAGTTGTAAAAATAGCTGGTCAAGAAACTTACAAGATATTTAAACCAGGTAATTTGGAGATTAAAAATAAGCAGGGAAAGTACATAACAACCTTACACTACGACGGAAGATTAATTTGGGTGACTGATTCGGATTGTCCTGATAAGATTTGTGAAAAGACAGGTAAAATTGGGCCGGGAGGAAGTATAATATGTGTCCCCAATCGGATGATAATAGAATTCAGAAGTTTTCAAAAGAACGCAGACGCACAGACGTGGTAA
- a CDS encoding motility protein A, translated as MDITVIIGVVLGFGMMIYGIVSGAGDFATFINIPSLVITVGGAISSAITANKKNVVFGIVKVIMNAIKEPKIDYAGTLRTLVSFSEKARREGLLSLEANLEEIQDPFFKKAVQLVVDGTEPEVLKNMMEIEIDMATSELLDQKGFFDSLGTFGPAFGMIGTLVGLIQMLKSLNNPETLGPSMAVALITTLYGSILANIVGIPVAEKIARRAADLELSKRMILEGVLSIQAGENPRVLEEKLKSYLPSQERTKYEAQVQGAGA; from the coding sequence GTGGATATAACGGTTATAATTGGTGTTGTTCTTGGGTTTGGTATGATGATCTATGGTATAGTGAGCGGTGCCGGAGATTTTGCAACGTTTATAAACATACCTTCTCTTGTCATAACAGTTGGAGGAGCAATTTCATCTGCCATTACGGCAAACAAAAAGAATGTGGTTTTTGGAATTGTTAAAGTTATCATGAATGCTATAAAAGAACCCAAGATAGATTATGCAGGCACGTTGAGAACTCTTGTCAGTTTCTCTGAAAAAGCCCGTAGAGAAGGATTACTTTCACTTGAAGCTAACCTTGAAGAGATACAAGATCCGTTCTTTAAAAAGGCAGTGCAACTTGTCGTTGATGGTACAGAACCAGAAGTGTTAAAGAATATGATGGAAATTGAGATTGACATGGCAACTTCTGAATTGTTGGATCAAAAGGGATTTTTTGACTCACTTGGAACATTTGGACCGGCGTTTGGTATGATTGGTACACTTGTCGGATTGATTCAAATGTTGAAAAGTTTGAACAATCCCGAGACTCTTGGTCCTTCAATGGCTGTTGCACTGATAACAACACTTTACGGTTCGATACTTGCGAATATAGTTGGTATTCCTGTAGCAGAAAAGATCGCAAGACGAGCGGCAGATCTTGAACTATCCAAAAGAATGATCTTGGAAGGTGTACTTTCTATCCAAGCTGGTGAAAACCCAAGAGTACTTGAAGAAAAATTGAAGTCATATTTGCCGTCACAAGAACGTACAAAATATGAAGCCCAGGTCCAGGGAGCTGGTGCTTAG
- the fliM gene encoding flagellar motor switch protein FliM has protein sequence MSDVLSQEEIDRLLSALSQGEVSIEEVKKEREEKKIRTYDFLRPQKFSKEQIRTVQMIHENFARSVSTYFSGKLRSFTSVNVVGIDQLTYDEYMKSIGNPSFITIFTAREFVGSAILNTSLEIFYGILDVLLGGPGEIVDVKRIPTEIEMGIIKKEIVNILTALSQAWISIHPFIPVVESTETNPQFVQIVPSNEMVLAVTFFVNFGKVEGYMSICWPSSVIEPIGEKLTTQSWFKVKQKEITQELIDNLKENIKKTKVEVIAKIGETVLTLGEILTLEAGDVIRLKEHYDEPIKVEVNEKVKFFGKPGQYKGNYAVKITQVIEEGEEE, from the coding sequence TTGTCAGATGTACTTAGTCAAGAGGAAATAGATCGTTTGTTATCTGCGCTATCTCAAGGCGAAGTTAGTATAGAGGAAGTAAAGAAAGAACGCGAAGAAAAAAAGATTCGCACCTATGATTTTTTACGACCGCAAAAATTTTCTAAAGAGCAAATCAGAACCGTTCAAATGATCCATGAAAACTTTGCAAGAAGTGTCTCAACTTATTTCTCTGGAAAATTAAGATCTTTTACCTCTGTCAACGTTGTTGGTATAGACCAGCTTACGTATGATGAGTACATGAAATCCATAGGTAATCCTTCTTTTATAACAATTTTCACAGCAAGGGAATTTGTTGGGAGCGCGATACTCAATACAAGTCTTGAAATATTCTATGGTATATTGGATGTGTTACTTGGAGGACCAGGTGAAATCGTTGATGTGAAAAGAATACCAACTGAAATAGAGATGGGAATAATTAAGAAAGAGATAGTAAATATACTCACAGCACTCTCACAAGCTTGGATTTCAATCCATCCTTTCATACCCGTTGTTGAATCAACAGAGACTAACCCACAATTTGTCCAAATCGTACCAAGTAATGAAATGGTTCTTGCAGTTACATTTTTTGTAAATTTTGGAAAAGTCGAAGGTTATATGAGTATATGTTGGCCTTCATCTGTCATTGAGCCTATAGGCGAAAAACTAACAACACAGAGTTGGTTTAAGGTAAAGCAAAAAGAAATCACTCAAGAGTTAATTGATAATCTAAAGGAGAACATAAAAAAGACGAAGGTAGAAGTTATTGCAAAGATTGGAGAAACAGTTTTGACTCTTGGTGAGATACTCACCTTGGAGGCAGGAGATGTAATAAGATTGAAAGAACACTATGACGAACCTATAAAAGTTGAAGTTAACGAAAAGGTAAAGTTTTTTGGAAAACCAGGTCAATACAAAGGAAATTACGCAGTTAAAATCACTCAAGTCATAGAGGAAGGTGAAGAAGAATGA
- the rdgB gene encoding RdgB/HAM1 family non-canonical purine NTP pyrophosphatase: MAFTIYIASKNKHKAYEIKLVAPDFVELLNVDTEIDVVEDGETFLENSIIKAIEYGKYVNGPVIADDSGLSIKALDGFPGVMSARYMEGASYVQKMESILQLMKNFKSQEERKARFVCVASYYNPLNSFLVSVEGHVEGIISYQIRGDQGFGYDPIFVPDGYDKTFGELGEDVKKIISHRSIAFRKLFDILIKLGELNNHGK, from the coding sequence TTGGCATTTACAATCTATATAGCAAGTAAGAACAAACATAAAGCTTATGAAATCAAACTTGTTGCACCTGATTTTGTTGAGTTGTTAAATGTAGATACCGAGATAGACGTCGTTGAGGATGGTGAAACTTTTCTTGAGAACTCAATTATAAAAGCTATAGAATATGGAAAATACGTAAATGGACCAGTTATAGCTGATGATTCGGGGCTTTCCATAAAGGCTCTTGATGGATTCCCGGGTGTTATGTCTGCAAGGTACATGGAAGGTGCAAGTTATGTTCAGAAAATGGAAAGTATCCTCCAATTGATGAAGAATTTTAAGAGTCAAGAAGAAAGAAAAGCAAGATTTGTTTGTGTTGCGTCGTATTATAATCCACTCAATAGTTTCTTGGTTTCCGTAGAAGGTCATGTTGAGGGTATAATTTCATATCAAATACGTGGCGACCAAGGTTTTGGGTATGATCCGATATTCGTTCCGGATGGTTATGATAAGACATTTGGAGAACTCGGAGAAGATGTTAAGAAAATTATAAGTCATAGAAGCATAGCCTTTAGAAAATTGTTTGACATACTAATCAAGCTTGGAGAACTGAATAACCATGGGAAGTGA
- a CDS encoding OmpA family protein, translating into MAKKERCVCKSVPEWLNTYGDMVTLLLTFFVLLFSMSTITPGKFQQVVVGITVALKGNPPSVLTGGQTLSEEALISSKPGVYQELLRISEEYKGKITIEDKDEGTLITLSNFKIFDPGSARLTAEAKEIIEKLGAVVIEHTSNILEVRGYADDRPVTPDSIYPSNWHLSSARASSVVNFLLTQLRQKRYVLRLADIRTGLFDIDYFYSPDRFVPIGKGDVDVNKELKSLKANYDFDISKLQSDYESGKITFNEYQTKKAEITSKYNRDVEITRNKHRKIEIMIKRETRGG; encoded by the coding sequence GTGGCTAAAAAGGAAAGGTGTGTCTGCAAATCTGTTCCTGAATGGCTTAATACCTACGGAGATATGGTGACATTACTACTTACATTTTTCGTTCTGTTGTTTTCAATGTCAACGATAACACCGGGAAAATTTCAACAGGTGGTTGTGGGTATTACAGTCGCGCTAAAGGGAAATCCGCCAAGTGTTTTAACTGGCGGACAAACTTTGAGTGAAGAAGCTCTTATATCAAGCAAGCCCGGTGTTTATCAAGAACTTTTGAGAATATCCGAAGAGTACAAAGGAAAAATTACAATAGAAGATAAAGACGAAGGTACACTAATAACACTTAGTAATTTTAAAATATTCGATCCTGGTAGTGCAAGGCTAACTGCGGAAGCAAAGGAAATAATTGAAAAGCTCGGTGCTGTAGTGATTGAGCATACGTCGAATATTTTAGAAGTAAGAGGTTATGCAGATGATAGACCAGTCACACCGGATTCTATATACCCGTCAAATTGGCATTTGAGTAGCGCAAGGGCATCAAGTGTAGTTAATTTTTTATTAACGCAATTAAGGCAAAAAAGGTATGTTTTAAGATTAGCTGATATAAGGACAGGATTGTTTGACATTGACTATTTTTATTCGCCTGACAGATTCGTTCCCATCGGAAAAGGCGATGTGGACGTAAACAAAGAGCTTAAATCTTTGAAGGCAAACTACGATTTCGATATCTCAAAACTTCAAAGCGATTATGAGAGCGGTAAAATAACCTTTAATGAATATCAAACAAAAAAAGCGGAAATTACGTCTAAGTATAATAGAGATGTGGAAATAACAAGAAACAAACACAGAAAAATTGAGATAATGATAAAGCGTGAGACAAGGGGTGGATGA
- a CDS encoding flagellar basal body-associated FliL family protein, which translates to MPEEMEQQEQAGKKPNPIMGIVKILVIPLIISLVVSLTVFFVLGSNRQPQETQQEQQMTTPTQIKAVVIQAGKFQTFMLKGGRDVVVVDSLTLLVGSEPCRAAVADKNDEIMDALSTIFLSKERFELTTPAGLDLLKKQIREAVNEITGFTGEKEKFGVINVYIYVKSISSVQ; encoded by the coding sequence ATGCCAGAAGAAATGGAACAGCAAGAACAAGCCGGTAAGAAACCGAACCCTATAATGGGAATTGTAAAAATTTTGGTTATTCCTCTAATTATTTCGTTGGTTGTTAGCTTGACTGTATTTTTTGTCTTAGGTTCCAACAGACAACCACAAGAAACACAACAAGAACAACAAATGACAACACCTACGCAAATTAAAGCTGTTGTTATACAAGCTGGTAAGTTCCAAACGTTTATGCTTAAAGGTGGAAGAGATGTGGTAGTTGTAGATTCCCTGACTCTACTTGTCGGAAGTGAACCGTGCAGAGCTGCTGTGGCTGACAAAAATGATGAAATTATGGATGCTCTAAGTACCATCTTTTTAAGCAAAGAAAGATTTGAGCTTACCACTCCAGCAGGGCTTGATTTGTTGAAAAAGCAGATACGCGAGGCGGTGAATGAAATCACAGGGTTCACTGGTGAAAAAGAAAAATTCGGTGTTATTAATGTTTACATATACGTTAAATCAATAAGCAGTGTTCAATAA
- the hutI gene encoding imidazolonepropionase — MFTINADRLLSPVVQPAKGDEMKRITEDFDVDIVIEDGKIVDIRKHKNADMHALLVTPGFFDAHTHIPFIGSRAKEFLMRAKGKSYIEILNAGGGIYYTSRFVKSATEDDLYLTSKSYISKLTSYGVVGLECKSGYGLDLENELKQLRVIKKLRADLPNKIASTFLGLHAKPLMDSEKKDEDTVKEYIEAMKNLLDVVKVEKLAEFVDAFVDKGVYLPQELQDFFSKAKNLGFKVRLHADEIENVGASIFGANIGAVSVDHVLKISDEDIQILSKSNTMATLMPSTSFYLGESYAPARKLIDSGIPVALGSDFNPGSCPIYLPAFVMHLAIRFLNMEPEEVLNAYTVNSAHLLGFRSGIIKPDFPADLIIWKTSDFLDVPYMFQENFVEHVFIDGRMVV, encoded by the coding sequence ATGTTTACTATAAACGCGGATAGACTATTAAGTCCTGTTGTTCAACCAGCTAAAGGTGATGAAATGAAACGTATAACAGAAGATTTCGACGTGGACATAGTTATCGAAGATGGAAAGATTGTAGATATCAGAAAACATAAAAATGCGGATATGCACGCATTGTTGGTGACTCCTGGATTTTTTGATGCGCATACCCATATACCGTTTATTGGATCGAGAGCAAAAGAATTCTTAATGAGAGCTAAGGGTAAGAGTTATATTGAGATATTAAACGCTGGTGGAGGAATTTACTATACATCAAGATTTGTTAAGAGTGCGACAGAGGATGATTTATATTTGACTAGTAAATCTTACATCAGCAAACTCACTTCTTACGGTGTTGTCGGCTTGGAGTGTAAGAGTGGTTATGGACTTGATTTGGAAAACGAGCTAAAGCAACTGAGGGTTATAAAAAAATTGAGAGCTGACTTACCAAATAAAATTGCAAGCACGTTTCTGGGGCTTCATGCAAAACCTTTGATGGACTCTGAAAAGAAAGATGAAGATACTGTTAAAGAGTATATTGAAGCTATGAAAAATTTACTTGACGTTGTTAAAGTAGAAAAATTAGCTGAGTTTGTTGACGCGTTTGTTGATAAAGGTGTTTATTTGCCACAAGAGCTTCAGGATTTCTTTTCAAAAGCAAAAAATCTTGGTTTTAAAGTTAGGTTGCATGCGGACGAGATAGAAAATGTTGGAGCATCAATATTCGGAGCCAACATTGGGGCCGTAAGTGTTGATCATGTATTGAAAATCTCAGATGAAGACATACAAATTCTTTCAAAAAGCAACACAATGGCAACCCTAATGCCTTCTACGAGTTTTTATCTTGGCGAATCGTACGCTCCTGCGAGGAAATTAATAGATTCTGGTATACCGGTAGCTTTAGGCTCTGATTTTAACCCGGGCTCGTGTCCAATTTATTTACCGGCTTTTGTAATGCATTTAGCTATTAGATTTCTAAATATGGAACCAGAAGAAGTATTAAATGCATACACGGTTAATAGTGCACATTTGCTTGGATTTAGATCTGGAATCATCAAACCTGACTTTCCGGCCGATTTAATAATTTGGAAAACATCTGATTTTCTTGACGTACCATATATGTTCCAAGAAAATTTTGTTGAACACGTTTTTATAGATGGAAGGATGGTAGTTTGA
- a CDS encoding flagellar FlbD family protein, translating into MIRLTTLNGKEFYLNAEYIEKVEANPDTTITLFNGKKYIVADPVEEVIKKIMEYKKKISLPPVVGEE; encoded by the coding sequence ATGATAAGACTCACAACACTTAATGGTAAAGAATTTTATCTAAACGCAGAATATATAGAAAAAGTCGAAGCAAATCCGGATACCACCATAACTCTGTTTAACGGAAAAAAGTATATTGTTGCAGATCCAGTTGAAGAAGTAATTAAAAAAATAATGGAATACAAAAAAAAGATCTCTTTACCCCCCGTGGTAGGTGAGGAATAG